A window from Amblyomma americanum isolate KBUSLIRL-KWMA chromosome 7, ASM5285725v1, whole genome shotgun sequence encodes these proteins:
- the LOC144096798 gene encoding uncharacterized protein LOC144096798 has translation MLQPSDLLENKRKAEGILQELESTAATKKKLDFIGSCDDCPLDGTDGRRADDSAFSIVSLDSFNELLRAVKCRVCGGDVHVSKGNREYGLAVKLSLVCVNCGDTASAWSSPRAEGSQKINPFAVNILAARAMQSTGNRRTALNDVFAAMNISHRGLHTKTWQSYVKSKLTPAATRAAEKVLKDSANSVRQLYRELNLDNPGNISVSFDGSWMTRGHSSRIGVGAVIELFTGLVLDYVVFSNFCAGCERGPKDDDPSYQAWSDSHLCQKNTDKKSGEMEVQAGLVLFERSWEKHGLRYTTVLSDGDSRTFLALQESSVYGYIKIQKEDCTNHVQKRMGTALRNAIAKHKGNAKESLSGKGKLTGDLVTKLTSYYSWALKSHAGDIGAMHKAVMATYYHVTSNDSAANHTLCPTGPNSWCRQNAAAAKGEPAPKHRYNLPPHVCKALFPIYERLGDPKLLQRCLRGKTQNNNESLHSLIWSLAPKERHASLFSVQAAVAEAVVRFNAGNLKASFQILSELSMNPGQHNIRRMTEKDRRRTAESARKRASTETMHQALKKRHSSQTKQSDYMPGAY, from the coding sequence ATGCTGCAGCCTTCGGACTTGCTTGAAAATAAGCGAAAAGCGGAAGGAATTCTACAGGAGCTGGAATCGACTGCAGCGACGAAGAAAAAGCTTGATTTCATCGGAAGCTGTGACGACTGTCCCCTTGACGGTACAGACGGTCGCCGTGCGGACGATAGTGCTTTCTCTATTGTGAGTTTAGACTCCTTCAACGAACTGTTGCGTGCCGTGAAGTGTAGAGTGTGTGGCGGAGATGTGCACGTTTCTAAAGGGAATCGCGAGTATGGTTTAGCGGTGAAATTGTCCCTCGTGTGTGTGAATTGCGGAGACACTGCGTCGGCATGGAGCTCGCCACGCGCGGAAGGCAGCCAAAAGATAAATCCGTTTGCCGTAAACATTCTTGCTGCACGCGCGATGCAAAGTACTGGAAATAGGCGAACCGCGCTAAATGATGTGTTTGCTGCGATGAATATATCGCATCGTGGCCTGCACACGAAAACGTGGCAGAGCTATGTGAAAAGCAAGCTGACGCCCGCAGCAACACGCGCAGCCGAAAAAGTGTTGAAGGACAGCGCAAATTCTGTTCGGCAGCTCTACCGCGAGCTGAACCTTGACAACCCCGGAAACATTTCCGTCTCTTTTGATGGTTCGTGGATGACTCGGGGTCATTCATCCCGCATCGGTGTCGGTGCAGTGATTGAACTTTTTACTGGGCTCGTCCTGGATTACGTTGTGTTTAGCAATTTCTGTGCCGGGTGCGAGCGCGGGCCTAAGGACGACGACCCGTCCTATCAAGCATGGAGTGACAGCCACTTGTGCCAAAAAAACACGGACAAAAAGTCCGGTGAAATGGAAGTACAGGCAGGACTTGTGTTATTCGAAAGGTCATGGGAAAAACATGGCCTTAGATACACAACTGTCCTTTCAGATGGCGATAGCCgcacatttcttgcactgcaagaATCGTCTGTGTATGGCTatataaaaatacaaaaagaagacTGCACGAACCATGTGCAGAAGCGAATGGGCACGGCTCTGCGCAATGCAATTGCCAAGCATAAAGGCAATGCAAAAGAGAGCCTTAGTGGCAAAGGAAAGCTAACAGGCGACCTTGTCACTAAGTTGACATCATATTACAGCTGGGCCCTGAAATCCCATGCTGGAGATATTGGAGCCATGCACAAGGCCGTGATGGCGACATACTATCATGTAACATCAAATGATAGTGCAGCGAACCACACTTTGTGCCCAACAGGCCCAAACTCATGGTGCCGCCAGAACGCTGCTGCAGCCAAGGGCGAGCCCGCTCCCAAGCACAGGTATAATTTGCCGCCACATGTGTGCAAAGCACTTTTCCCCATATATGAGCGCTTGGGAGACCCAAAGCTACTGCAGCGTTGCTTGCGTGGCAAAACTCAAAATAATAATGAAAGCCTGCACTCGCTGATATGGTCGCTTGCACCAAAGGAGAGACATGCTTCACTGTTTTCAGTTCAAGCAGCCGTTGCAGAGGCTGTTGTCCGCTTCAATGCGGGAAACCTGAAGGCATCTTTCCAAATACTGAGCGAGCTCAGTATGAACCCTGGCCAACATAATATCAGGAGGATGACCGAGAAAGACAGGCGCCGGACAGCAGAATCTGCACGCAAGCGTGCCTCTACTGAAACCATGCATCAGGCACTGAAAAAGCGCCATTCTAGTCAAACCAAGCAGTCTGACTACATGCCTGGTGCTTATTAG
- the LOC144098823 gene encoding uncharacterized protein LOC144098823, giving the protein MIASIASAPSLPANGSADQPMTLDKDMTVAAEPVGNEAFLVPPGKHRKRRRGKKRRQGRDDSDAVLSSSDAASPIKRSPTKRRKKQVMIRPREVPKAPANFTQFIIDDHENCALYQSFEAAYPNGQTDEADDTDCRPTDLGMQTTPLGVSQTDESGEEEPLSWFPADDHYESLDYGNMMEFYEKDFEAVYSSARMDELMRLSRCEVVDMYTALERRAAELYDELHRLDPQNCLDELQRQLLRLQDENQALLKLNSTLRSAATSSLTTSSSSSGHDADDSDHCGDQRDEEESDNDESDYSGHEEDSCDDDGVVEVVDEDCSRP; this is encoded by the coding sequence ATGATCGCTAGCATTGCGAGTGCTCCGTCACTGCCCGCGAACGGATCGGCGGACCAACCGATGACATTAGACAAGGACATGACGGTCGCTGCCGAGCCCGTCGGAAACGAAGCGTTCCTCGTGCCCCCGGGCAAACATCGCAAGAGACGGCGCGGCAAGAAGCGCCGCCAAGGCCGCGACGATTCCGACGCCGTGCTCTCGTCGTCCGACGCGGCTAGCCCGATCAAAAGGAGTCCCACCAAGCGGCGGAAGAAGCAGGTCATGATACGTCCCCGCGAAGTGCCCAAGGCTCCGGCCAACTTCACGCAGTTCATTATCGACGACCACGAGAACTGCGCCCTGTACCAGAGCTTCGAGGCGGCGTACCCGAACGGCCAAACGGACGAAGCAGACGACACCGACTGCCGGCCAACGGATCTCGGGATGCAGACGACGCCGCTCGGTGTTTCGCAGACGGACGAGTCGGGCGAAGAGGAGCCGCTCTCGTGGTTTCCGGCCGATGACCACTACGAGTCCCTCGACTACGGCAACATGATGGAGTTTTATGAGAAGGACTTCGAGGCGGTGTACAGCAGCGCGCGCATGGACGAACTCATGCGGCTGTCTCGTTGTGAGGTGGTCGACATGTACACGGCGCTAGAGCGCCGCGCGGCCGAGCTGTACGACGAGCTGCACAGACTGGACCCGCAGAACTGTCTCGACGAGCTTCAGCGGCAGCTGCTGCGGTTGCAGGACGAGAACCAGGCGCTGCTGAAGCTGAACTCGACGCTACGCTCCGCGGCGACTTCGAGTTTGACGACGTCTTCCTCGTCCTCGGGACACGACGCGGACGACAGTGACCACTGTGGCGACCAGCGCGATGAGGAGGAGAGTGATAACGACGAGTCGGACTACAGTGGTCACGAAGAGGACAGCTGTGACGACGACGGTGTTGTTGAAGTTGTCGACGAAGACTGCAGCAGGCCCtag